The Oncorhynchus mykiss isolate Arlee chromosome 27, USDA_OmykA_1.1, whole genome shotgun sequence sequence gtgtagaggtggcagggtggcctagtggttagagtgtagaggttggcagggtggcctagtggttagagtgtagaggtggcagggtggcctagtggttagagtgtagaggttggcagggtagcctagtggttagagtgtagaggaggtaggtagcctagtggttagagtgtagaggaggtaggtagcctagtggttagagtgtagaggaggtaggtagcctagtggttagagtgtaggggcggcagggtagcctagtggttagagtgtagaggtggcagggtagcctagtggttagagtgtagaggcggcagggtagcctagtggttagagtgtagaggcggcagggtagcctagtggttagagtgtagaggcggcagggtagcctagtggttagagtgtagaggcggcagggtagcctagtggttagagtgtagaggcggcagggtagcctagtggttagagtgtagaggtggcagggtagcctagtggttagagtgtagaggtggcagggtagcctagtggttagagtgtagaggtggcagggtagcctagtggttagagtgtagaggtggcagggtagcctagtggttagagtgtagaggtggcagggtagtctagtggttagagtgtagaggtggctgggtggcctagtggttagagtgtagaggtggcagggtagcctagtggttagagtgtagaggcggcagggtagcctagtggttagtgttggactagtaaccggaaggttgcaagttcaaatccctgagctgacaaggtacaaatctgtcgttctgcccctgaacaggcagttaacccactgttcctaggccgtcattgtaaataagaatttgttcttaactgacttgcctagttaaataaaggtaaaataaaaaaataggttCATTTTAGAACCTAACAGTACATTTTAGTTACTGATTTGTCAAAATTCCAAAGTGCTAAGGGTTGTTATTTGGAACATTTGCAGAAACATACATAAAATAATGTTGTACAATAAATACACCGGGTATAAAGACACCTTTGGGCTGCGGAGATGAGCAGGTAGACCGAGACTCTTTCTTGCCAGGGGctgttgatgatgatgtggtcTTGTCGGTCAGGTACAGGTGTACGTTGTCTTTCACCCACTCCACGGCAGAGAGGACACAGACATCTCCACGGCAGCTCTCTGAGAGGTAGGTGTTCATGTGTGAGTGAAGCTGGGCCTGCTGGGATCGGCTGAGGTCAggacacctggggggggggggggaactcaaTTTAAACAACTTAATTTGTGTCCTTCAGACAATTCTATTAAGGCTATAGATCTGGCTTACCGTACAGCTATTTCAGGTAAGACATTAGGGTAGTCAGATGAGTAGGTGCAAGATATGGTCACGTTCACCTGAGCGGAAGAGGACAAAGGAAGGTAATTCATGTTTAAATGAATAAATATAAAAATGCCGTTTATATTGGTAAGCTGATCCAAGTCTATAGATATCCCTGGCTACTGTATGACAGTCAGTGaatgtagaatataatataatgattgtcaggttgtgtgtttatataccctatagccctcaaactcaactggACCTCCAAGTCTATAGATATCCCTGGCTACTGTATGACAGTCAGTGAATGTAGAGTATAATATAATGATTGTCAGGTTGTGTGTTTATATACCCTatagccctcaaactcaactggACCTCCAAGTCTATAGATATCCCTGGCTACTGTATGACAGTCAGTGAATGTAGAGTATAATATAATGATTGTCAGGTTGTGTGTTTATATACCCTatagccctcaaactcaactggACCTCCAAGTCTATAGATATCCCTGGCTACTGTATGACAGTCAGTGaatgtagaatataatataatgattgtcaggttgtgtgtttatataccctatagccctcaaactcaactggACCTCCAAGTCAGTTccactgcactgtttcattgttcccctctaatcagggactgatttagacctgggacaccaggtcacctctaatcagggactgatttagacctgggacaccaggtttccctctaatcagggactggtttagacctgggacaccaggtcacctctaatcagggactgatttagacctgggacaccaggttcccctctaatcagggactgatttagacctgggacaccaggttcccctctaatcagggactgatttagacctgggacaccaggtttccctctaatcagggactgatttagacctgggacaccaggtttccctctaatcagggactgatttagacctgggacaccaggttcccctctaatcagggactgatttagacctgggacaccaggttcccctctaatcagggactgatttagacctgggacaccaggtttccctctaatcagggactgatttagacctgggacaccaggtttccctctaatcagggactgatttagacctgggacaccaggtcacctctaatcagggactgatttagacctgggacactacGTGGGTGCAAATAATCATCAGGtaaaacagaaaaccagcaggctctggacttCGTATGGTAATAGTTGAAAACCCCTGCTCtatatgttgtgatgtgtgttttgtcctatattaatattattattattttttaatcccagcccccgtccctgcaAGAAGCCTTTTgccaggccatcattgtaaataagaatgtgttcttaactgacttgcctaattaaataaaggttaaataaatcaaatttaaataaaatatggCCTCAGCTGAGTGAGTCAGTCATGCCAAGTGAATGTAGAATGATTATCATGTGCTGTGCTTTTAACCTACCCCCTTCACAGTGTCAGTGTCCAGCTTCTGTTTGATGAGGATGTGTGGTCTGGACTGAGGATAGGTATCTGTTGCTCCCTCCACATACTCCCTGAGCTCAGCCACAGCTAGTTGGTCAGTAATCACCAGCTCGTCTTCACCGGGGTACATACTGGAGAGTAGCTCTATCTCAGCCAGGTGAGATTCCGCCTGCTCTAGATGGACCATAATGTTCGACGATTCCTGCAGAAAATCCGTGTTATAGCCTTGTTGTTATTAAGACTCCTTGTTCAGAATTAGCCTATGAGGACATATGGGGCAGTGATTATTTCAGCACATGCAGATGTCAAAAAGATTGAAAGAACTTTAAGTTACACGTCACCATCACAGGGAGTGTCATGTTCTCTTGATAAACAGAACAGATAACAGCATGCTTTCCATGGCGGAGGACCCAAACTCATTCGTTGTTAGCCATCAGTATGCTAGTTGCAAATGGTCAAAAACATTTTTTAGCTAACTATCTGTGGCTAGTTGGACAGAAATCCGATTCTGTAAGAGGGAATCGGTGATTATTTGCACCACGTCAATTTAACACACtaccaaatatatatttttttaaatccctaCGATTAGTTTACGATGCTAGCGTGGCGTTTCTAACGACCCGGATACATTTACCTACTAGATCGGCTGTACGCCgggacagatatatatatatatatatttttggggaaaatcatttttattttaatttcacaTTCAAATACAATTACAAATTTAGTGCATAACGTTGTACATAACATGGATACTTACAAACAGTATCAAAAAGTACCGTAACAATATAAGAATATCAAAACTCCTAAAAAAAAGTGCTGTTCTGCAGAACCTGACCAGTATTATTGGCCTATATTCAAGATTAACATGCCTCTGACAATCTCcaaaaacaatacaaacaattctataaataaaaatatatacatatatatacatatgccAAAATGCACtctggataaacctcagtgtatATCAAATATCTACAAAGGCTTAGATTACATTTCAATTGTACCTATGTAATACAACTATATATCGGTTATAAACACATTTACAATGACGGGTAAATCCCTTTCCATCTCTGTTTTACTGATGCAATGCCCCCCTTATCTATTTCGAATTGTATTCTTTTCCAAACTTCCTGTTTTATAAATTGAACCATTCCCGTCGGTGACCACTTGAGAGTGTCATTAACTGCACCACATCTGGCCTCCCAAAGTTTGGTCTTGATAAGGGACACCAGAGTCACTAATGCTAATAATTGCctttggaaacgacaggctgtggttTAGTTattaaaagtatttggttgttaTAAAAATGTATATGTATGTCCAATTAGATTTAAACGGATTCGCCACTCTTTAATTAAGGGGCTGTTAAATTAGCAGCGACGCTCCTCGGGGTGTCAACTCTGGATTTGGAAACTAGAAGCACTCCGGAGTAGAATGTACCCACTTTTATTGCGACACAATGTACAGCAAACGTTTAACTCTGTGCAATAAATTATTGGAATACACACAACAAAAACATTGTTCACCATTTAGAcgtgaaaataataataaaaacatatcTAATAAATATTTTGTATTATCATTTGTATGATAACTAGTATAAAATATCGATCATTTTGCAAATTTTACAATGTTCGCTGTAATTAATAATTTACAAAGTATACAGCCTCTTATTCTGAAGAATTCCACAAATCCGTGACCCGGAAGTACTTCGGGGAAGTTACTTTTTCGTAGTAGGTTAGGATAATGTATGCATAAGGTTAGGATAATTCACGTGGCAGGTCAGgcgaactgcattgttggttaagtgttTGTAAATATGCCTTTCagtgtaaggtctacctacacctgttgtatgtgacaaataccatttgatttgaattaggaAAAGGGTTCGGCTTAGTTAAAATGCTATTTTAACCTGCTACGAATAGTCATTTCCGGTCgtagctgtaccccctctagtcAGAACCTTGCTTTACAGTGCTACCAAATatttataactaaaccaagatagaccacagcctgtcgtttccaatgggaacaaattagTCACACTGAGcggaacaagcaaggaggtgggcagagctagagagatcctattggcgcgtttTACCGTtatctgcatatttccgttagggaacgcctactctatGAAGTACGCGTTAACTTGAATTCgactttgtttttattttaattgtatttttcttcgCAAAGGgtagtctacaaaacttagtccactctgttcataacatatttagttttgggaacagaaaactattgaaatcaaatgttttatCAATGAGAAAATTTGCTGAATGTTGGCCAAagtcttctcccactgccggccagtgggcttcctctcacaAGAATATTGGATGGAAACaccaagcggatgcttcacatttttTACATCCGgtaaaatatctgtctcattgttctatcggTGGCcgtacaccaccaccacagcgcTTCTTATTTGTTCAAGTATATGTGGCAACTGGCTTAAGATGTTATTGTTTTCAAATATGGATAGTTATCATTTTGTGTAGTTTTGGcgtattttttttcttcctgaAGGTTGTTAGCTGTGTGGACTCGGCACAGAGATATGTATAGTTTGGAGTCTTACTCAAAGAAGGGAAAACGAAACGGGCGACTGTGATTCACAAAAAGCGCTCCTCTGCCGGGTAGGTTGGTGACGGGTACCTATTTAGTCACGTTGCTGGGTATGTTTATTTATTGTGTGATCTCTTTCTTGCAATTATCCAAATACATGAATCAAAACATTTGTAGTGGATGCTTGACAGACGCCCGTGGACGGTAATGGTAGCTACAGTAACAATGACTTTTCTtattaactaactagctagcgtTACACAGCTTATAAGTAGGCTAGCTAAATCTGTTCCTATAAATGACAACTAGGTAGTAACGTTAAGTTAACTACAGTATTTTTTTTTCAAGTCAGAAGGTTTATATTTACCTGAGTAACATGAaactgctagctaacgttacactcCTCTCTGGCTAACTTGCAGTTTGTGATGATGACTCATTCTGTCTAGGTCAGCTGTCTAAAGTCTTCCAGACAAGATGGTGAAGAGGAGGCAGAAAGGTCCTAGAGAGGACGAAGTGATAGACCTGACTggtagggtctctctctctctcactctctcactctctctcacacacacacacacacacacacaccaatacaggACAGATACAATGTCATTATTAGCTACCGTGAACTAGCCTAACTCCTCTCTGGTGTGTCCCTCTCACCGCAGGTCCGTCGTGCAACCATATCCGTAAAGGTGTAGACTCCAGCTTCCTGAAGAAGACTGGGATAGACTCCGCCTGTAACAGCTGCCAAGACTGTAGGGGTGAAGAGCCGGCTGCTGCTGTACAGGCTCCATCAGAGGAGATGAGCGAAACACCAACGATATGGATGTGCTTAAAATGCGGACACCGAGTAAGGTTCCTTAAATACATTAGatatcaaatcaacgtttatttgtcacgtgcgccgaatacaacaggtgcagtagaccttacagtgaaatgcttacttacaggctctaaccaatagtgcaaaaaaggtattaggtgaacaattgtagaggtgtgtgtgtgaaatgtacCTGACGAACAGTCTTTCTGGTTTTCCaggggtgtgggcgtacctctgAGGATCAGCATGCTATCAAGCACTACGAGAAGCCTCGGTCAGACCCTCACTGTCTGGTGCTCAGCCTGGACAACTGGAGCGTTTGGTGAGCCAATAGAACACTGTGTCTGCGAGCCATGCgttccaaatgggaccctattccctacatagtgcactacgtatgggctctggtccaaagtagtgtaagatgtagggaatagggtgcaatttgggacggaGGCCTGTTCCTCTTATCATACTGGGTCCAGGAGGTTTAACTGACCATGTCCCACGACCAGAAGAAAAGAGACCAGAGGGTCAAGGTAAACTCCAGACCCTGCATCACTCTCACTGAAGACTGCACATGTAGAAGAAGGACATATTGTACACAAGGATCTGTGAATGGTATTAAATAAAAGCTTGGCCCAGTAACTAGGGAAAGGAGTTTTACCTGACTGCGTGAGTTGACCAGGCAAAACTCTGGGTCAAAGGTTAGAACCATgataataaaaaaacatttataatTTTAAAGTTTGTTTTAGCACATTACACTACACAGTGCgcttgttgttttttgtttttgttgttgtcaaaacatcaccccccccccccccccctccccctaatGTCTAAACATTTTACATCCCTGACCATTGTCCTGTGTGGTCTTATGATACAGGTGTTACATCTGTGATGATGATGTCCAGTACTCTAAAACAGGCCATCTGGCTCAGTTGGTGAACAACATTAAGAAACAGGCCTTGTCTGAGCCCCGGAAACAAAGTCCACAGAGAAGTGAGtcccatatctagactacgtttCCTGTTGGGCTTTAGTGTGTCATTATCTTTGGTAATTTTTAACGTATGTAATGTTGTCTCTGCTTGGAACAGCTTTCTACTTTGAATGATCAAATTAAATCAGTCAATCAATTCTCACAGAATTCTACCGCGATACGACTACATGATTAGATTAGCATCAGATTTGACTAGTATTGTAATGATATTATGTTGTGATTGACTCAGAGCATTCAATAGTGAAGCTGGAGGACAGCATGATAGAAGAGCCACAGGAAACCAAGccagaagagaaggaagagaacaCAGTGACACAACCGAAAGAAAACCAGAAGAAGAACGGCAAGAAAGAAAACGGTTTGAAAGAGAGCAGCAGTTTGACTAGAGGACAGAAGGCCGTGGGAGGAGCCAGCAGCGGTGCAGTGGGAGGAGTCAGCAGCTGTGCGTTGTCAGTTAGAGGACTCAGTAACCTTGGAAACACCTGTTTCTTCAACTCTGTTGTTCAGGTAAGGAACCTtgggctgtgtctgaaatggctacatggtgtagtgcactactttggaccagagcttATAGggccccatatagtgcactactttggaccagagcttATAGGGcctcatatagtgcactactttggaccagagcttATAGggccccatatagtgcactactttggaccagagcttATAGggccccatatagtgcactactttggaccagagcttATAGGGcctcatatagtgcactactttggaccagagcttATAGggccccatatagtgcactactttggaccagagcttATAGggccccatatagtgcactactttggaccagagcttATAGGGCCccatatagtggactactttggaccagagttTATAGGGCCCCATATAGTGTACCACTTTGGACCAGAGTTTATAGggccctatattgtgcactactttggaccagagttTATAGggccctatattgtgcactactttggaccagagcccgaTTGGTATACATACACAGCCTTGGTCTGAATGTGACTATTGCTATTTATTAGTAGGCTTAGTTCAGAATTATATTTGTAGAGTAATAAACCATTGTTCTCCATGTTTCTGTTGCAGGCCCTCTCTCAGACACAGATGTTGAGACAGGTCATCAACAAGGTGACAGCTGAAGAGAAGACCAGTGTCACCATCACACCTGGAGTCTCCTCAGACCTGGTAGgttccccttcctctcctgttaGACCTCCTCACCTGGAGTCTCCTCAGACTTGGTAGgttccccttcctctcctgttaGACCTCCTCACCTGGAGTCTCCTCAGACCTGATAGgttccccttcctctcctgttaGACCTCCTCACCTTACTGTTCTGTACCTCTGttgcatgtgcagtagctaatagAGATCCTAATGAACTAAACCTGGAGATTCAGTAGATCACACCGTAACTAAACG is a genomic window containing:
- the rwdd2b gene encoding RWD domain-containing protein 2B, coding for MTLPVMESSNIMVHLEQAESHLAEIELLSSMYPGEDELVITDQLAVAELREYVEGATDTYPQSRPHILIKQKLDTDTVKGVNVTISCTYSSDYPNVLPEIAVRCPDLSRSQQAQLHSHMNTYLSESCRGDVCVLSAVEWVKDNVHLYLTDKTTSSSTAPGKKESRSTCSSPQPKEQFSRLWIYSHHIYNKRKRKNILEWSKELDLSGFSMPGKPGIICVEGPQSACEDFWARVKVLTWKKIIIRHREDVAVDSRSAEASVADNTDSLRRFTGFEEAMFDPHGNRGNHMNLGQLYQYLNERGCGDVFQLYFGIEGR